CGGAGGAGCTAGAACACGTTGCCTTGAGGGTTACCGACTGTAGCATCGTCAAGAAAAGCCAACCCACAAGCAGCGCCCCCTATGCGCATTATAGAAGAATCCTGGTGCGACAACTGGGCTGAGTGGGAGAGGGCCACGGGAAGCGCGGCGCTCGACACGGTGTGGAATAAACGTTCCTTTGAGTTTTACTCGAGTCCAGTCTTCTTATCTGGAATAGAGATAACTCCCGCGCCGGGAGCAGACactacaaactggcgacgaggatcaTTCAACTTCAAGAAGCCCACACGGCACCAGAAGAGGCCAAGAAACAAATCAGCGGACGCCAATCAAGAAAAAAAGCCACGCAAGATGGAAGCCATGCTGCCCGCCTTCCCGCCATTCGACCCGTACACGGACCCGACGTCGCTCGCCCAGCGGTGGACGAAATGGCAAGCCCGTTTTGACAAATTTCTACTAGCAGCAAACATACAGAATGCAGCCCGCAAACGCGCTATGCTGCTACACTACGCAGGAGATGCGGTGCACGACATTTTTCTGGCGCTTCCGGATCGAGGCACAGACTATGAAACGGCAGTCGCGAAGCTGAACGCACATTTTGCACCAAGAAAGAACGCGGTCTACGAGAGGCATGTTTTTCGTCAAGGAAAACAATGCTCCGAAGAAACAGTGGACCAATTTCAAGTCCGACTCAGAAAGTTGGCTGCGACATGCGAGTTTGCGAACGAAGAACAAGAAATCGTATCGCAAATGATAGAAGGCACCAATTCAGCTAAGCTGCGCCGCAGTGCATTACGAGAGCGCGATGTCACGCTGGAGAAAATCATGGAAATAGGCCGCAGCCTCGAGACAGCAGAGTTCCAAGCAACCAGCATGGAAGGCCGCGAGCGCGTCGAACCTGTGCAGAAAGTCACAAAGAAGAAGCAGTGGCGGCGCAGTGCGCCTTCGAGCAACCAGTCACAACACAAGCTGTCGGGCAATCGTCCAGAGAATAAGCAAGCTGAGAAGTGCAGCTGTTGTGGAGGAGCGTGGCCTCACAAAGGAGGGAAATTGAGCTGTCTAGCATGGGGAGCTACATGCCAGAAGTGCCAAAAGAAAAACCACTTCGCCAAGTTCTGCAGACAAAGACCCACTGTACTTTCCATTGACGTCACGGACACCCCCGCAAGCACACAACAGGACACAAGCGTGGAGGATTGCGTCTTTCACGTGCAGAGTCACAGGCAAGAATTACCAGTGGTAACAGTCAAAATCAACGACACACCACTTGAGCTTTGTGTGGATTCTGGAGCAGGTGTCAACGTCATCGGAGAGACAACGTGGCAAAAGCACCTACAGACGATGCAGCTAGAGCACACAACCACAAAGCTGGTACCATATGGAGTCACCCAAGAAATCCCAGTCATGGGAAAGTTCTCTGCAACGTTCCGTGCTCTAGACCAAGTCGTCGAAGCGACAGTTTACGTCATAAAAGGGACACATCGATCGCTTCTGATCTACAAGACAGCCTCTGATGTCAAGCTCATCGCAATACTTCAGCTGGTCACAGAGCACAGTAGTGTTGACGCAAAGAAAGAGTTTCCAAAGCTGTTTGGCAAGGTCGGTCGGCTCAAGAACTTTCAAGTGAAGCTGAACATCTCACAAGACGTGCAACCAGTCGTACGACAACACCGTCGCATTCCTTTCCAGATGAGAAAAGCGCGAGAGACCGAGCTCACAAGCCTGGAGGAGCTAGACATCATAAAGAAAGTAACCGGACCAACACCTTGGGTGTCACCGATCGTCATTGTTCCTAAACGCCATGATCCCAACGCAGTCAGAATGTGTGTCGACATGCGAGAAGCCAACGTGGCCATTGCTAGAGAAAGACACGTCATGCCCACAGTAGAAGATGTTATCAGCATTCTGAACGGAGCCGCCTACTTTTCAAAGTTGGACCTACCTTCAGCTACCATCAGCTCGAGCTTGCTGAAGAATCCAGGGTGATAACAACGTTCTCTACACACTGTGGTCTGAGGAGATACAAAAGACTATTGTTTGGTGTCAATGCCGCCGCAGAGATTTTTCAAGACGCCATAAGGCAAGTACTCCCGGATGAGGACGGAATCATCAATGTCAGTGACGACATCCTCATCTCTGGACGCACCATAACAGAGCACGACCGAAGACTGCGTCTGGTGTTGAAGCACCTGGAAGGTGCCGGGCTGACTCTGAATGAAAACAAGTGCGTCTTAGGCACCAACGAGCTGAAATTCTTTGGACACGTGTTCTCATCTGCAGGAGTCAGTGTGGACCCAGAAAAGGTTAAAGCAGTAGCCAGAATGACAGCACCAAAGACCCCATCCGAGGTTAGAAGCCTCCTTAGCATGGTAAACTATTGCTGTAGATTCATTCCTCGCTTAGCCCAAATGGTGGATCCATTGAGGAAGCTCACACATGCCGGCAGAGAATTCTGCTGGAACGAAGAGCACCAGAAGGCCCTAGATTACGTGAAGAAAGAAATATCTCGAATGCGCACCCCAGCATACCTTGAAAACACAAAAGAGACCCACGTCGTCACTTATGCTGGACCAGAAGGTATAGCGGGAGTGCTGGCTCAAGAAGATCCAAGCGACAAAAGACGCAGCATTCTGGCGTACTTCAGCAGAGCATTGACACCAACGGAGAGAAGATATCCCCACATCGACCGTGACATGTTGGCCATAGTGGCAGCTATTGAACACTTTCACATCTACCTCGCAGGGGGAAAGTTCACGGTGAAGACAGACCTTTGGTGTCTATCATTCGAAAGCCCAGCACAAAGCTCTCAGCAAGGCTTGAACGACTGAGCCTGAGGTTACAGTATTACACCTTCGAGATTGAACACATTACAGGGAAGAACAACCCTGCAGACTACCTATCAAGGCATGCACCACCTACCGACAGTGTCGTCCCCACTGAAGAAGCAAGTGCGATAAAAGAGTATGTCTCCTTCATCGTGGAATCAGCTGTTCCACAGGCACTGACTTTGCAAGAAATCGAGAAAACATACGCATAAGATGCTCAGATGCAGCTTTTGATCAAGGCTCTGCGAACGAACAACCCAAAGACTTGTGACGACATGTGGAAAAGCGACAGGCTGAAACCATTTGCTCAAATCAAGGACGAGCTCACAGTTGCCGAAAACGACATTGTGCTAAGAGGGACGAGACCGATAATTCTTCAACAAGCAGAGGCTCAAGTCATTCGTCTAGCACACAGAGGTCACCAAGGAGCGGTGAAGACCAAACAATTGGTTAGAGAAAAAGTGTGGTTTCCGGGGATTGACAAGAAAGTAGAGGTGGCTATAAAAGACTGAAGCATGCCAGAGAACCGTGGTTGAAAACAAGACATCACCGCTAATCATGACACCACTTCCAAATGGACCATGGCAGTCTGTGGCAGCAGACTTTGCTGGCCCCCTACCTGGCAACAAGTACGTTCTAGTGGTTGTCGACGAGTACTCGCGTTTTCCACTGACAGCAGCACTCTCCTCGCTAAGTTCAAAATCTGGGACGGAGAAACTAAGCGAAATGTTCACAGTACACGGAATGCCACAGACACTAAAGACAGACAATGGACCTCCCTTCTTCGGGAAGGAGTTTGCAGAGTTCATGAAATCTTGTGGAATTCACCATCATCGCGTCACTCTTCTGTGGCCTAAAGCCAATGGAGAGGTCGAAAGATTCATGAGAAACGTTAAAAAGCTGGTGAAGAGTGCTGGTGCTGAGCAGAGGCTGGCAAGCGGAGCTAAACGAATTCCTTCTAAACTACAGGGCGACACCTCACTCAACAACAGGTTTCACGCCTGCTGAACTCCTGTTTGGACGAAAGATCAAAACGAAGCTTCCTGAAGTTCCAGAGAATCACATGCATGCGGAGCTGGCAGAAACAGATCTAAAGAAGAAGCAACAAATGAAGGACTACGCTGATGACAGAAAACACGCTGTGCCACACACAATTCAAATGGGAGACGCAGTACTCCTTAAGCGACACTCGCCTCTCTCCCATGAGACGACCTACGAGCCTGTTCCCTACAGGGTGACGAGAATTCAAGGGACAGCTGTAACTGCCGAGCGATACGGCAGGAGGGTTTTAAGAAATGCGTCGTTCTTCAAACGTATCAAAGTAGGTCAGCAGCATAGTCCAGCACTCGAAGACTTGGAAGACTACATCACTCCAACAGGTGTAACCCAGAGTGACAACACAGGGTTTAGATCCTCTTCCCTTGGAAACAACAAAGCATCCAAACCGAATGCACGGCGAAACCCGGGCCGTCAGGCCCGCAATACCCAGCCGAAGGTTTTTTCAGATTTCATCGTCGGCCAAGTGCAGGCTGCATAAAAGTCTGGGTGGATGTAGCATCGTCTAGAAAAGCCATCCAACAAGCAGCGCCCTACGCGCATTACAGAAGAATCCTGGTGCGACAACTGAGCTGAGTGGGAGAGGGCGACGGGAAGCGCGGCGCTCGACACGGTGTGGAGTAAACGTTCCTTTGAGTTTTACTCGAGTCCAGTCTTCTTATCTGGAATAGAGATAACTCCCGCGCCGGGAGCAGACACTACACCGACGATGACATAACCGTGCCCCCACGATGCAGCATGCTGGTTCGCGTAAGAAAGGAAGCATTCGACGACTCGGAAGGTATAGCGGACGCCAACGTCGAGCTACTGTTGAAAAAAGTCATTTCCGTAGCGCGAGCAATTGTTCAACTACGCGATGGGTGCGCTGATGTATTGCTGACGAACTTCGGAAGCGAATTTCAGCACgtcgcaaagaacacagccatcgcCTTCCTGCACAGCGCCACTGCAGTCACAGATGTATGTAGCTTAGCGTCAAGGCCGCCTGCTGTCCAAACTACGCATGACGCTGTAATATCAGTTGCGATCAACCAAAGTCTGTCGCCAGCCCTGAAagaaatgatggaggaccttataAATGAATTCGCAAAATATTTCTCCACCTCGTCAAAGGTACGGCGTACGCCAATTGTTGAACACCGTATAATAACAGACGAAGCGACCAGGCCAGTATACCAACATCCGTACCGAGTGTCACCGGTTGAACGAGAGGTCATAAATAGTCAGGTGTAAGAGATTCTTGAGGACGATGTCATTCAGCCAACAAGCTGCCCGTGGGCGTCGCCCGTAGTCCGTGTGAGAAAAAAGGACAATACATtgagattctgtgttgattaccggaaATTGAAGTTTGACCAAGTGTGATGTATACCCCCATTCCCGCATTGATGGCACGTTGGATCGCCTACGACATGGAAAATTTTTCTCTTCATTAGATCTCAAGAGCGggtattggcaaattgaagtagacgaaagagaccgtgaaaaaactgctttcgtaaccccAGACGGCCTGTAGGAATTCAAAGCGCTTCCATTCTGCCTCTGCTGTGCGCCGGCgacattccagcgcatgatggGCAGTGTCCTCTCGGGTCTcaaatggcagtcatgcttagtttACCTAGACGACGTAGTGGTATTTCCCCAAGATTCGACCA
The sequence above is a segment of the Dermacentor variabilis isolate Ectoservices chromosome 7, ASM5094787v1, whole genome shotgun sequence genome. Coding sequences within it:
- the LOC142588934 gene encoding uncharacterized protein LOC142588934 — its product is MRIIEESWCDNWAEWERATGSAALDTVWNKRSFEFYSSPVFLSGIEITPAPGADTTNWRRGSFNFKKPTRHQKRPRNKSADANQEKKPRKMEAMLPAFPPFDPYTDPTSLAQRWTKWQARFDKFLLAANIQNAARKRAMLLHYAGDAVHDIFLALPDRGTDYETAVAKLNAHFAPRKNAVYERHVFRQGKQCSEETVDQFQVRLRKLAATCEFANEEQEIVSQMIEGTNSAKLRRSALRERDVTLEKIMEIGRSLETAEFQATSMEGRERVEPVQKVTKKKQWRRSAPSSNQSQHKLSGNRPENKQAEKCSCCGGAWPHKGGKLSCLAWGATCQKCQKKNHFAKFCRQRPTVLSIDVTDTPASTQQDTSVEDCVFHVQSHRQELPVVTVKINDTPLELCVDSGAGVNVIGETTWQKHLQTMQLEHTTTKLVPYGVTQEIPVMGKFSATFRALDQVVEATVYVIKGTHRSLLIYKTASDVKLIAILQLVTEHSSVDAKKEFPKLFGKVGRLKNFQVKLNISQDVQPVVRQHRRIPFQMRKARETELTSLEELDIIKKVTGPTPWVSPIVIVPKRHDPNAVRMCVDMREANVAIARERHVMPTVEDVISILNGAAYFSKLDLPSATISSSLLKNPG